In Caldisphaera lagunensis DSM 15908, a single genomic region encodes these proteins:
- a CDS encoding DUF58 domain-containing protein yields MIGKIFLIFSLFLIAFGISFKIIDFLVISSLILTFSIIDYLSIRKPRFYLKPLINYLEMKRGEEYSLILHIEGDRKGEELIPPFSFCKINEDNSKNSFIMIIKPNKSGIYELNSLKVKKKSFLFEKTFLVNVNPPVKFSVYPKSLTKIREFLSLGIGYTNPSNITGLGEEYAYTDELRSGDDTRRIDWKKTAKTGKIMVKKFYWDLYGGSSIIIDLESTDENSADDIATEALNALRFSYYMNSKVYIYDGEKIKSVNKNIYNALLLILDMLKKYYPEYNRLLDYYKKKTEKIKENIKDLDYMRSGDTKVIIVSQLLSDLIFKIKELFNEKVMGIIIQPSKPWIYIDDIEVSYNIRKRYEINYEYAKNNGFEIFKSFNEIGGLNE; encoded by the coding sequence TTGATTGGCAAGATCTTTTTAATTTTTTCATTATTTTTGATCGCATTTGGTATTTCATTTAAAATAATTGATTTTCTTGTTATTTCTTCCCTAATTTTAACATTTTCTATTATTGATTATTTATCAATAAGAAAGCCTAGATTCTATTTAAAACCTTTAATAAATTATCTAGAGATGAAAAGAGGGGAAGAATATAGCTTAATCCTTCATATAGAAGGCGATAGAAAAGGTGAAGAATTAATACCTCCATTTAGTTTTTGTAAAATTAACGAAGATAATTCAAAAAATTCTTTTATCATGATTATAAAACCTAATAAATCTGGTATCTATGAGTTAAATTCATTAAAGGTAAAAAAGAAATCATTTCTTTTCGAAAAAACTTTTTTAGTAAATGTTAACCCCCCAGTAAAATTTTCTGTTTATCCTAAATCACTAACAAAAATTAGAGAATTTTTATCTTTAGGCATAGGATATACAAATCCATCAAACATAACTGGTTTAGGTGAAGAATATGCCTATACAGATGAATTAAGGTCAGGAGATGATACAAGGAGAATTGATTGGAAGAAAACAGCCAAAACGGGTAAAATAATGGTAAAAAAATTTTACTGGGATTTGTATGGCGGTAGCAGTATAATAATAGACTTGGAATCAACAGATGAAAATTCAGCAGATGATATAGCTACAGAGGCTTTAAATGCCTTAAGGTTTTCATATTACATGAATTCAAAAGTCTACATTTATGATGGAGAAAAAATCAAAAGCGTTAACAAAAATATTTATAATGCTTTACTTTTAATTTTAGATATGCTAAAAAAATATTATCCCGAATACAATAGGTTATTGGATTATTATAAAAAAAAGACTGAAAAAATAAAAGAAAACATTAAAGATCTCGATTATATGCGTTCAGGAGATACAAAGGTAATTATAGTTTCACAGCTTTTAAGTGATTTGATTTTTAAAATTAAAGAATTATTTAATGAAAAAGTTATGGGTATAATAATACAGCCATCAAAGCCATGGATTTATATAGATGATATTGAGGTTAGCTATAATATAAGAAAAAGATACGAAATTAATTATGAATATGCAAAAAATAATGGATTTGAAATTTTTAAAAGCTTTAATGAAATTGGTGGACTAAATGAATAG
- a CDS encoding DUF4350 domain-containing protein translates to MISKLNIGLFISIFIIICLIIYFPTYQPFSPFNNAWDGFSLLYKNSSGIVDNPSQLSKINGILILPVQIKPNNLNLYYLNSFLNRGGTLIIVGNGSNVNYLLNGIGSSIYTYNYTVLDNVFNYNSPLFPLAIFNSSKIVLFSTSYLKNGNTLANTSFFSYIKLKNNVTYGPFSVISEQSIGKGEVIVISDQYFFTNYLIRINNHNNIELLKLKKYYIATFLLPQLPQYKMKLLILNISEIFNYPYVQVLIFALLFLISSIIYNIYPSSKEINYPKIADLIREHPDWDEKILRKILEERNNEA, encoded by the coding sequence ATGATTAGCAAATTAAATATTGGTTTATTTATTTCTATTTTTATAATTATTTGTCTAATAATCTATTTTCCAACATACCAACCATTTTCACCATTTAATAATGCTTGGGATGGATTTTCTTTATTATATAAAAACTCATCAGGAATTGTTGATAACCCATCTCAATTATCAAAAATTAATGGAATATTAATATTACCTGTTCAAATTAAGCCTAATAATTTAAATCTATATTATTTAAATTCATTTTTAAACAGAGGAGGAACTTTAATAATAGTAGGAAATGGATCAAATGTAAATTACTTGCTAAATGGTATTGGATCTAGCATATACACTTATAATTATACTGTTTTAGACAATGTTTTTAACTATAATTCACCTCTATTTCCATTAGCAATATTTAATTCAAGTAAAATTGTTCTTTTTTCAACTTCATATTTAAAAAATGGGAATACATTAGCTAACACATCATTCTTTTCATATATAAAACTAAAAAATAATGTTACATATGGTCCCTTTTCAGTTATATCAGAACAAAGCATAGGTAAAGGGGAAGTAATAGTTATTTCAGATCAATACTTTTTTACTAATTATTTAATTAGAATTAATAATCACAATAACATAGAATTATTAAAATTAAAGAAATATTATATAGCAACATTCCTGCTACCACAATTACCTCAATATAAAATGAAATTGTTAATATTGAACATATCAGAAATTTTTAATTACCCTTATGTTCAAGTTTTAATTTTTGCCTTATTATTTTTAATTTCATCAATTATTTACAACATATACCCTTCATCAAAAGAAATAAATTATCCAAAAATAGCAGATTTGATAAGGGAGCACCCAGATTGGGATGAGAAAATTTTGAGAAAAATACTTGAGGAGAGAAATAATGAAGCCTGA
- a CDS encoding AAA family ATPase, which yields MKPEGAAKIKNEIINTIGKYYVGGKEVIEIMLENLISGGHILLEGYQGLGKTTIAKLFSQAIGVEFKRIQMVSDLLPSDIIGTSIWDPEKKEFKIREGPIFSNIVLIDEFNRAPPRTQSALLEAMQEKQVTIDLNTIKLPDPFLVIATQVPYDTGGIFPLTITQIDRFSSKIVISLPSRDEEIEILRRVDILDTPSIKPIINKDLIFDMRESIKNVKISDEILGYILDIINEVRKFGNLSVRSSLWVLKLSRVNAFLDGRDYVIPDDVKKVSYHVLRHRISSESANPDNIIENALRNVKVPKI from the coding sequence ATGAAGCCTGAAGGAGCAGCTAAAATAAAAAATGAAATAATAAATACCATAGGTAAATATTATGTTGGAGGAAAAGAAGTTATTGAAATAATGCTTGAAAACTTAATTTCAGGAGGACATATATTACTTGAAGGATACCAGGGATTAGGAAAGACAACAATCGCGAAGCTTTTTTCCCAAGCAATTGGAGTTGAATTTAAAAGAATTCAAATGGTATCAGATTTGCTACCTTCTGATATAATAGGTACATCTATATGGGATCCTGAAAAAAAGGAATTCAAGATAAGAGAGGGACCAATATTTAGCAACATTGTTTTAATAGACGAGTTTAACAGAGCACCTCCAAGAACACAATCAGCATTATTGGAGGCAATGCAAGAAAAACAAGTAACAATAGATCTAAATACAATAAAATTACCGGACCCATTTTTGGTAATAGCAACTCAAGTCCCATATGATACTGGAGGCATTTTTCCATTAACAATAACTCAAATAGATAGGTTTTCATCTAAAATTGTAATTAGTTTACCTTCAAGAGATGAAGAGATAGAGATATTAAGAAGGGTAGATATTTTAGATACCCCATCTATTAAGCCAATAATAAACAAGGACTTAATATTTGATATGAGAGAAAGCATAAAAAATGTTAAGATAAGTGATGAGATTTTGGGATATATTTTGGATATAATAAATGAGGTTAGGAAATTTGGTAATTTGAGCGTTAGATCTTCTCTCTGGGTGCTTAAGTTATCAAGAGTAAACGCATTTTTAGATGGTAGGGATTATGTTATACCAGATGATGTAAAGAAGGTCTCATATCATGTTTTGAGACATAGAATATCAAGTGAAAGTGCTAATCCTGATAATATAATAGAAAATGCTTTAAGAAATGTTAAGGTGCCAAAGATTTGA